The Bdellovibrio bacteriovorus DNA window GTGGTATCGGGACTGACGATCGTGCAGTACCTCACGGGCGTGAATTTGGGGATCGATAAACTTTTCGTCGATCCTTTCGTGAGTGTGGGCTCTGTGATTTCAGGACGCATGGCTATCAGTACGGCCATTTGTTTTATCATGATCTCGCTCTCGCGTTTTTTCAAAAAGCGTGATTTTTCCTCTCATATTATTGTCGTGACAGTGTCTTCTTTGGTCATTGGATTCTCTCTTATCGGAATTTTTGGATATGCGTTTGGTTTTAATTCAGAATATGGCTGGGGAAGTTTTTCCCGCATGGCGGTCCATACTTCCATTGGGCAAGTTCTTCTGGCCCTGGCAATGCTCTGGCAACTTCGTGTGGAAAACCGCCTCTTGCCGGAGGCACGCCGCCGCACTTCAGTTCCTTCCTATGTTCTTATCGTGGGGATTTTGACCTCTATTTTGATTTGGCATCTTTTAATTCTGCGCGATCAAGACAGAAACCGCCGGGTCGTTCAGATCCAAGCTGAAAGTATCAAAGCTAATATCACAAATATTTTTGCTCCGCTTGAAAAAGCCTTACAGCACATGGCGCGCCGATTCGCCGCTGGGGCCTACGAGAACGAAAAGATGTGGTACGCCGATGCGGAAAGTTACTTCACCGAGTTTGAAGGCTTGCGCCGTCTTTTGTGGGCGGATCAGAACCACATTGTGCAGTGGGTGTATCCGTTAGATCGCGGTGGAAGCAAACTTATTAAAGCCAACGTGTCGACGGATGCGGCGGTAAAAGAGCGCATGGCGATTGCTGAAAGTGAACACCGTGCTTATCTTTCCAAGTTCATGGAACTTAAAACGGGTGGCAAGGGCTTCGTCATGTTTGCCCCGATCTACAACAAGGATAAATACCTGGGTACGATTCGCGGCGCTTTCTTAGCAAAACCTGTATTTGAAAAAATCATCGACCTCAGCGGATACCATTTAACGATTTATGAAGATGGTCATGAAGTTTATTCCAGCGGCACGGCCGATGCCGTTTTTGCGCGCGATTGGAAAACAAAATCCCGTTATCACTATATGGGAGCGGAGTGGGAAATTCTTTTGATTCCGTCGCCTGAAATCATTCGCGAAAACACCTCGTCGCTGCCAAATCTTGTGCTGTTCTTCGGGGTGAGTATCTCGGTTCTTCTGGGAATTGCTTTAAGTTTTTTCACTCGCGCGCGTGATTCAGAAAAGGCCGCCAAAGAAGCCTTTGAATGGAAACAAGCCGGGATGAACAGCGTTCCGCTTTTGATGATTTCCTTAGACGAAAACACCGTCATTCGCGAAATGAACTCGGCGGCGGAAAGAATTCTGGAATATTCTACGGATGAAATTAAAGGCAAAGAAACTCCGGCGATCTTTCATGACTTGAATGAAGTCATTGCCTTCCGGGATAAAATGGCTTTGCAGGTAGGTAAAAGCATTGAACTGGGGCCGGAATACTTCGAATACTTTTTTAAACTGGGATACAACCGTGCCAGCGAATGGACGATTATTTCTAAGACAGGGCGAAGATATTCAATGGTCTTGTCTTTAAGTAAAATTCTTGATGAGCAGGGAAAAGTGACGGGCTATCTTGGCATTCTTGAAGACGTGACCCAGCTTCGCGAAAAAGAAAAGTTGCTAAAAGAACAAGAGCAAAAAATCCTGGCGTCGTCTCGTTTAGCTTCCTTAGGTGAAATGGCCGCGGGAATCGCACACGAAATCAATAATCCATTGGCTATTATCAATGGTCACGTCAGTGTTCTTCGTCGGGTGCTAAGTCAAAAAGGTGTGCAGGATGGGGATGTCACTAAGAAGTTAGACGCCATTGAATCTGTAATTCAACGTATCGCTAAAATTATTCGCGGCATGCGCAGCTATGCTCATGAGACGGATTTGACCAGTGAAGAAGTGATCGCCGTGGACACGTTGGTGGATGAAACTTTGGCTTTCTGTCACGAAAAGTTTAAATCCGAGGGCGTAGAGTTAGCAGCGCAAATTCAACCGGATTTAAAGCTCCGTGGACGCCCTTATCAGATCTCTCAAGTGCTTTTAAATCTGCTGAACAATGCGATGGATGCAGTGGCCGTAAGCCCCGTAAAAAAAGTGTCCTTAGATGCTTCTTTGCGTAACGGCGGGATTGAAATCAGCGTCTCTGACACCGGCCCGGGAGTCCCTTACCACTTACGCT harbors:
- a CDS encoding ATP-binding protein — translated: MLSNKISNRLHLIFAFITLALGLTVMTGWWTKNLTIVQIHADFAPMVFNTAFCFTVFSLGLLFSDRKNQTFSKVCSAIVLVVSGLTIVQYLTGVNLGIDKLFVDPFVSVGSVISGRMAISTAICFIMISLSRFFKKRDFSSHIIVVTVSSLVIGFSLIGIFGYAFGFNSEYGWGSFSRMAVHTSIGQVLLALAMLWQLRVENRLLPEARRRTSVPSYVLIVGILTSILIWHLLILRDQDRNRRVVQIQAESIKANITNIFAPLEKALQHMARRFAAGAYENEKMWYADAESYFTEFEGLRRLLWADQNHIVQWVYPLDRGGSKLIKANVSTDAAVKERMAIAESEHRAYLSKFMELKTGGKGFVMFAPIYNKDKYLGTIRGAFLAKPVFEKIIDLSGYHLTIYEDGHEVYSSGTADAVFARDWKTKSRYHYMGAEWEILLIPSPEIIRENTSSLPNLVLFFGVSISVLLGIALSFFTRARDSEKAAKEAFEWKQAGMNSVPLLMISLDENTVIREMNSAAERILEYSTDEIKGKETPAIFHDLNEVIAFRDKMALQVGKSIELGPEYFEYFFKLGYNRASEWTIISKTGRRYSMVLSLSKILDEQGKVTGYLGILEDVTQLREKEKLLKEQEQKILASSRLASLGEMAAGIAHEINNPLAIINGHVSVLRRVLSQKGVQDGDVTKKLDAIESVIQRIAKIIRGMRSYAHETDLTSEEVIAVDTLVDETLAFCHEKFKSEGVELAAQIQPDLKLRGRPYQISQVLLNLLNNAMDAVAVSPVKKVSLDASLRNGGIEISVSDTGPGVPYHLRSKIMEPFFTTKEVGKGVGLGLSISQGIVQAHGGKFYLDDNSTKTRFVIWLPQEKA